A stretch of the Ptiloglossa arizonensis isolate GNS036 chromosome 1, iyPtiAriz1_principal, whole genome shotgun sequence genome encodes the following:
- the Mrpl37 gene encoding mitochondrial ribosomal protein L37 isoform X1, with product MKCDNNCCLFKYSTMKFTQLMCKQHIGRAIRTLWQVQQERPIIATKAEQTLTSLGFTVQDALVVIKPPKKFFKNETFTKANNVHPNWKKESCLMYTNNNLLQEGVLQACLLTKTIKVDDEIPEKVKILMTDIPEHVDNLLKRITYTSSIYDAQQVKLPKLKDPNKPSWVFPRVYGITSTRKMYNLTRKFLQLCESLCGLSVAQNRSVIRNEVLSICIEKELDLLQFSFQMDFIMTSLIPLTSIADVNANNEVDMPDIFPLHHTIGLTKSNIYKIEDIYPIDMRSKLTNVHTIFINYDQEEVKNLTELPVTESQIHARSLIESFTAATVYARQMFGKNVKKLTKPIVVQCIQSDGQNFHFSVYQLNTLDIDGREGIRNFWWSAPSIKLYEKAQYKNGKPYLEGYNNEVFKRFFAFYKNK from the exons ATGAAATGTGATAATAATTGCTGCTTATTCAA ATATTCCACAATGAAGTTTACACAATTGATGTGTAAACAACACATAGGTAGAGCAATACGAACTCTTTGGCAAGTGCAACAAGAAAGACCTATAATAGCGACTAAAGCAGAACAAACTTTAACATCTTTAGGTTTTACAGTACAAGATGCCTTAGTAGTAATAAAAccaccaaaaaaatttttcaa AAATGAAACGTTTACTAAAGCTAATAATGTACACCCTAATTGGAAAAAAGAAAGCTGTTTAATGTATACAAATAATAATCTTTTACAAGAAGGTGTATTACAAGCATGTTTGTTGACAAAAACAATAAAGGTTGATGATGAAATTccagaaaaagtaaaaattttgatgactgaTATTCCAGAACATGTAGATAACTTATTAAAAAG aattaCTTATACATCAAGTATATATGATGCCCAACAAGTAAAATTACCGAAACTAAAAGACCCTAATAAACCTAGTTGGGTATTTCCTAGAGTGTATGGTATAACAAGcacaagaaaaat GTATAATTTGACGAGAAAATTTTTACAACTCTGTGAATCATTATGTGGACTATCTGTAGCACAAAACCGATCAGTCATCCGTAATGAGGTTTTATCCATATGCATAG aaaaagaaTTGGATCTTctacaattttcatttcaaatggATTTCATAATGACATCTTTAATACCTTTAACATCAATAGCAGATGTAAATGCAAATAATGAAGTTGACATGCCTGATATTTTCCCATTACATCATACTATTGGTTTAACCaaatcaaatatttacaaaatagagGATATTTATC CAATTGACATGAGATCTAAGTTGACAAATGTTCACACTATCTTTATAAATTATGATCAAGAAGAAGTTAAGAATTTAACAGAATTACCAGTTACAGAAAGTCAAATTCATGCACGTTCTTTAATAGAATCATTTACTGCAGCCACAGTTTATGCTCGACAAATGTTTggaaaaaatgtgaaaaaattaacgaaacctATTGTTGTACAATGCATTCAATCAGATGGACAAAACTTTCATTTTTCTGTATATCAACTTAATACATTAGATAttgatggtagagaaggaatcAGAAATTTTTGGTGGTCAGCACCATCAATAAAATTATATGAAAAAGCTCAATATAAAAATGGAAAACCATACCTTGAAGGTTATAATAATGAGGTGTTTAAAAGATTTTttgcattttataaaaataagtaa
- the Mrpl37 gene encoding mitochondrial ribosomal protein L37 isoform X2, with product MKFTQLMCKQHIGRAIRTLWQVQQERPIIATKAEQTLTSLGFTVQDALVVIKPPKKFFKNETFTKANNVHPNWKKESCLMYTNNNLLQEGVLQACLLTKTIKVDDEIPEKVKILMTDIPEHVDNLLKRITYTSSIYDAQQVKLPKLKDPNKPSWVFPRVYGITSTRKMYNLTRKFLQLCESLCGLSVAQNRSVIRNEVLSICIEKELDLLQFSFQMDFIMTSLIPLTSIADVNANNEVDMPDIFPLHHTIGLTKSNIYKIEDIYPIDMRSKLTNVHTIFINYDQEEVKNLTELPVTESQIHARSLIESFTAATVYARQMFGKNVKKLTKPIVVQCIQSDGQNFHFSVYQLNTLDIDGREGIRNFWWSAPSIKLYEKAQYKNGKPYLEGYNNEVFKRFFAFYKNK from the exons ATGAAGTTTACACAATTGATGTGTAAACAACACATAGGTAGAGCAATACGAACTCTTTGGCAAGTGCAACAAGAAAGACCTATAATAGCGACTAAAGCAGAACAAACTTTAACATCTTTAGGTTTTACAGTACAAGATGCCTTAGTAGTAATAAAAccaccaaaaaaatttttcaa AAATGAAACGTTTACTAAAGCTAATAATGTACACCCTAATTGGAAAAAAGAAAGCTGTTTAATGTATACAAATAATAATCTTTTACAAGAAGGTGTATTACAAGCATGTTTGTTGACAAAAACAATAAAGGTTGATGATGAAATTccagaaaaagtaaaaattttgatgactgaTATTCCAGAACATGTAGATAACTTATTAAAAAG aattaCTTATACATCAAGTATATATGATGCCCAACAAGTAAAATTACCGAAACTAAAAGACCCTAATAAACCTAGTTGGGTATTTCCTAGAGTGTATGGTATAACAAGcacaagaaaaat GTATAATTTGACGAGAAAATTTTTACAACTCTGTGAATCATTATGTGGACTATCTGTAGCACAAAACCGATCAGTCATCCGTAATGAGGTTTTATCCATATGCATAG aaaaagaaTTGGATCTTctacaattttcatttcaaatggATTTCATAATGACATCTTTAATACCTTTAACATCAATAGCAGATGTAAATGCAAATAATGAAGTTGACATGCCTGATATTTTCCCATTACATCATACTATTGGTTTAACCaaatcaaatatttacaaaatagagGATATTTATC CAATTGACATGAGATCTAAGTTGACAAATGTTCACACTATCTTTATAAATTATGATCAAGAAGAAGTTAAGAATTTAACAGAATTACCAGTTACAGAAAGTCAAATTCATGCACGTTCTTTAATAGAATCATTTACTGCAGCCACAGTTTATGCTCGACAAATGTTTggaaaaaatgtgaaaaaattaacgaaacctATTGTTGTACAATGCATTCAATCAGATGGACAAAACTTTCATTTTTCTGTATATCAACTTAATACATTAGATAttgatggtagagaaggaatcAGAAATTTTTGGTGGTCAGCACCATCAATAAAATTATATGAAAAAGCTCAATATAAAAATGGAAAACCATACCTTGAAGGTTATAATAATGAGGTGTTTAAAAGATTTTttgcattttataaaaataagtaa
- the LOC143147286 gene encoding cyclin-dependent kinase 20 isoform X2, whose protein sequence is MDRYVIIEKIGEGAQGIVLKAHDKVAEKNVALKKLLLKNIENGISISIMREMKILQQLKHRNVVELLDAFPVGLDFIVVFEYMPISLWEIIKDNEILLTPVQIKTYTKMILQGIAYVHEKNIIHRDLKPANLLISEKGILKIADFGLGRLMWKDLSRPYSHQIATRWYRAPELLYGARYYTSAIDMWSIGCIFGELLNKSPLFPGETDIEQLAIVLKYLGSPTSETWPELNTLPDFNKITFPYHKGIAWENIIDDAEPEAVDLISKILIYNSSKRLTASEALRHIYFHIKPYTLLNTLIKPSTNHCNQIRQKEINTNIQVTTLFENILTIT, encoded by the exons ATGGATAGATATGTAATCATTGAAAAAATTGGTGAAGGAGCACAGGGTATAGTCTTAAAAGCACATGATAAAGTAGCAGAAAAGAATGTTGCATTGAAAAAAttgcttttaaaaaatattgaaaatggtatatctatatctattatGCGTGAGATGAAAATTTTACAACAATTAAAGCATCGTAAT GTTGTAGAATTACTAGATGCCTTTCCTGTTGGTTTAGACTTTATAGTGGTTTTCGAATATATGCCAATAAGTTTGTGGGAAATAATAAAAGACAACGAAATATTATTAACTCCAGTTCAAATAAAAACATATACAAAGATGATCTTACAGGGTATTGCATATGTACatgagaaaaatataatacatagg gATTTAAAACCTGCCAATTTATTAATAAGTGAAAAAGGTATTCTGAAGATTGCTGATTTTGGTTTGGGTAGATTAATGTGGAAAGATTTATCAAGACCATATTCCCATCAAATAGCCACCAGATGGTATAGGGCACCTGAATTATTGTATGGAGCAAGATATTATACATCAGCAATTGATATGTGGTCTATTGGTTGTATTTTTGGTGAATTACTTAACAAATCACCATTATTTCCA GGTGAAACAGATATTGAGCAACTGGCAATAGTGTTAAAATATTTAGGATCACCTACATCAGAAACATGGCCTGAATTAAATACATTGCctgattttaataaaatcacATTTCCATACCATAAAGGAATAGCATGGGAAAACATCATTGATGATGCAGAACCTGAGGCAGTTGATCTTATTAGTAAAATTCTTATTTACAATTCATCAAAACGCTTGACAGCTAGTGAA gcATTGCgtcatatatattttcatatcaAACCTTATACTTTATTGAATACTTTAATAAAACCATCAACTAATCATTGCAATCAAATAAGGCagaaagaaataaatacaaatattcaagTAACCAccctttttgaaaatatattaaccattacttag
- the LOC143147286 gene encoding cyclin-dependent kinase 20 isoform X1, producing MDRYVIIEKIGEGAQGIVLKAHDKVAEKNVALKKLLLKNIENGISISIMREMKILQQLKHRNVVELLDAFPVGLDFIVVFEYMPISLWEIIKDNEILLTPVQIKTYTKMILQGIAYVHEKNIIHRDLKPANLLISEKGILKIADFGLGRLMWKDLSRPYSHQIATRWYRAPELLYGARYYTSAIDMWSIGCIFGELLNKSPLFPVRYKMKSIFCLNQPCLRQIVTQTFSYKLMLKGETDIEQLAIVLKYLGSPTSETWPELNTLPDFNKITFPYHKGIAWENIIDDAEPEAVDLISKILIYNSSKRLTASEALRHIYFHIKPYTLLNTLIKPSTNHCNQIRQKEINTNIQVTTLFENILTIT from the exons ATGGATAGATATGTAATCATTGAAAAAATTGGTGAAGGAGCACAGGGTATAGTCTTAAAAGCACATGATAAAGTAGCAGAAAAGAATGTTGCATTGAAAAAAttgcttttaaaaaatattgaaaatggtatatctatatctattatGCGTGAGATGAAAATTTTACAACAATTAAAGCATCGTAAT GTTGTAGAATTACTAGATGCCTTTCCTGTTGGTTTAGACTTTATAGTGGTTTTCGAATATATGCCAATAAGTTTGTGGGAAATAATAAAAGACAACGAAATATTATTAACTCCAGTTCAAATAAAAACATATACAAAGATGATCTTACAGGGTATTGCATATGTACatgagaaaaatataatacatagg gATTTAAAACCTGCCAATTTATTAATAAGTGAAAAAGGTATTCTGAAGATTGCTGATTTTGGTTTGGGTAGATTAATGTGGAAAGATTTATCAAGACCATATTCCCATCAAATAGCCACCAGATGGTATAGGGCACCTGAATTATTGTATGGAGCAAGATATTATACATCAGCAATTGATATGTGGTCTATTGGTTGTATTTTTGGTGAATTACTTAACAAATCACCATTATTTCCAGTAAGATACAAGATGAAATCTATCTTTTGTCTAAATCAGCCCTGTTTGAGACAAATAGTCACACAGACCTTTTCTTATAAATTGATGCTGAAG GGTGAAACAGATATTGAGCAACTGGCAATAGTGTTAAAATATTTAGGATCACCTACATCAGAAACATGGCCTGAATTAAATACATTGCctgattttaataaaatcacATTTCCATACCATAAAGGAATAGCATGGGAAAACATCATTGATGATGCAGAACCTGAGGCAGTTGATCTTATTAGTAAAATTCTTATTTACAATTCATCAAAACGCTTGACAGCTAGTGAA gcATTGCgtcatatatattttcatatcaAACCTTATACTTTATTGAATACTTTAATAAAACCATCAACTAATCATTGCAATCAAATAAGGCagaaagaaataaatacaaatattcaagTAACCAccctttttgaaaatatattaaccattacttag
- the LOC143147309 gene encoding uncharacterized protein LOC143147309 isoform X1, with amino-acid sequence MTCKFEFSRGNGTGVAEAIGNWGFSNNKIANSGQELRRLRYLSEKMACLKTKKPMMCVKYNCRYDPETWYVKPSPEECKPIWTFPIKRPLITYTSTAEILLTSNLNSIGTDLFHIIPGRSYALQGTDKWYRRGPECCPQPSYLAPQCQKPYC; translated from the exons ATGACGTGCAAATTCGAATTTTCGAGAGGTAACGGTACAGGCGTagcagaagcaattggaaattGGGGGTTTTCTAATAATAAAATCGCAAATTCTGGACAAGAACTCAGGCGTTTAAGATATCTTTCTGAAAAAATGGCTTGCCT GAAAACTAAAAAACCAATGATGTGCGTAAAATACAATTGTAGATATGATCCAGAAACTTGGTATGTAAAACCGAGCCCTGAAGAGTGCAAACCAATTTGGACATTTCCTATAAAGAGACCACTTATTACATATACATCTACTGCTGAAATacttttaacttcaaatttaaaCAGCATTGGAACAGATTTATTTCATATTATTCCAGGACGAAGCTATGCATTACAGGgt ACGGATAAATGGTACCGACGGGGACCAGAATGCTGTCCACAACCAAGTTACTTGGCACCACAATGTCAAAAACCATATTGTTGA
- the LOC143147309 gene encoding uncharacterized protein LOC143147309 isoform X2 — MTCKFEFSRGNGTGVAEAIGNWGFSNNKIANSGQELRRLRYLSEKMACLYDPETWYVKPSPEECKPIWTFPIKRPLITYTSTAEILLTSNLNSIGTDLFHIIPGRSYALQGTDKWYRRGPECCPQPSYLAPQCQKPYC; from the exons ATGACGTGCAAATTCGAATTTTCGAGAGGTAACGGTACAGGCGTagcagaagcaattggaaattGGGGGTTTTCTAATAATAAAATCGCAAATTCTGGACAAGAACTCAGGCGTTTAAGATATCTTTCTGAAAAAATGGCTTGCCT ATATGATCCAGAAACTTGGTATGTAAAACCGAGCCCTGAAGAGTGCAAACCAATTTGGACATTTCCTATAAAGAGACCACTTATTACATATACATCTACTGCTGAAATacttttaacttcaaatttaaaCAGCATTGGAACAGATTTATTTCATATTATTCCAGGACGAAGCTATGCATTACAGGgt ACGGATAAATGGTACCGACGGGGACCAGAATGCTGTCCACAACCAAGTTACTTGGCACCACAATGTCAAAAACCATATTGTTGA
- the Trs33 gene encoding trafficking protein particle complex subunit Trs33, whose translation MRQQIIDTKTSSYASGEADECLFEYLHTEMVNYTLSKTVNKKEKDEELCRLEWMGFSVGYRIIERLTREWSRFKDELDMIKFICTDFWTSLYHKQIDNLRTNHHGVYVLQDNSFRLLDKVGTKSNNQYLQESPRLLAFTCGLLRGSLANLGIISTVNAEISTLPTCKFHVQVQQI comes from the exons atgagacAACAAATAATTGATACAAAGACCAGTTCTTATGCGTCTGGAGAAGCTGATGAATGtctttttgaatatttacatACAGAGATGGTTAATTATACTCTGAGCAAAACAGTTAACAAGAAG gaAAAGGACGAAGAACTCTGTCGACTAGAATGGATGGGATTTAGTGTTGGATACAGAATCATTGAACGTTTAACAAGGGAATGGAGTCGATTTAAAGATGAATTGGatatgataaaatttatttgtacagATTTTTGGACTAGTCTTTACCATAAACAAATTGATAATTTAAGAACAAACCACCATGGTGTATATGTATTACAAGATAATTCATTTCGTTTATTAGATAAAGTAGGTACTAAGAGCAATAACCAATATCTTCAAGAAAGTCCACGTTTATTAGCATTTACTTGTGGGCTTTTAAGAGGAAGTTTAGCCAATCTTGGAATTATTAGTACTGTTAATGCAGAAATTTCTACATTACCAACTTGCAAGTTTCATGTACAAGTACAACAAATTTAG
- the Cbs gene encoding cystathionine beta-synthase, with translation MESTHPNRASCCTWKPNEINSPHTTRNKIADRNKVIPDVLTAIGQTPLIKLNNIPKSYGIKCEIYVKCEFFNPGGSVKDRIAYRMIQDAEEQGLLKPGCTIIEPTSGNTGIGLAMAAAVKGYRCIIVMPEKMSNEKAYTLRALGAEIIRTPTEAKWDSPEAHINVAHKLQKEIPNSIVLDQYTNPGNPLAHYDQTAVEIWKQCNGKIDYLVAGAGTGGTITGIGRKLKELSPDTKIIAVDPKGSILASSELQNEIDFYEVEGIGYDFIPTVLDHNVIDKWIKTEDCESFNAARMLIRQEGLLCGGSSGAALTAALKIAKDVPEGKRIVIILPDGIRNYMTKFVSNHWMEVRGFLDCNESTYQNEVNKWWWNLPISNLTFDKVSLFKENTKTCEEAVRIFEDTKCQQLVISNDNVHVKGVVILDTLMSKLISGSVKFTDFVDKIMVKHYIKVKVSTSLGHLSLVLEKELYAVILNEEYDNTFVGIVNQSHILNFITKTNGIIKSNN, from the exons aataGCTGATCGTAACAAAGTAATACCTGATGTATTAACAGCCATTGGACAAACACCACTcataaaattaaacaatatcCCCAAATCTTATGGAATCAAGTGTGAAATAT atGTAAAATGTGAATTCTTTAATCCTGGTGGTTCTGTAAAAGATAGAATTGCATATAGAATGATTCAAGATGCAGAAGAACAGGGTTTGTTAAAACCTGGATGTACCATTATTGAACCTACAAGTGGTAATACTGGTATTGGATTGGCAATGGCTGCTGCAGTTAAAGGTTACAGATGTATTATTGTTATGCCAGAAAAAATGTCTAATGAGAAAGCTTACACACTTCGTGCACTTGGTGCTGAAATTATTAGGACACCAACAGAAGCAAAGTGGGACAGTCCAGAAGCACATATCAATGTTGCACACAAATTACAAAAGGAAATACCAAATAGCATTGTTCTTGATCAG TATACTAATCCTGGAAATCCATTGGCTCATTATGATCAAACTGCAGTTGAAATTTGGAAACAGTGCAATGGAAAAATAGATTATTTAGTAGCAGGTGCAGGTACTGGGGGCACTATTACTGGTATTGGACGAAAGTTAAAAGAATTGTCACCAGatacaaaaattattgctgTGGATCCTAAAGGAAGTATTTTAGCTTCGTCCGAATTACAAAATGAGATTGATTTTTACGAAGTAGAAGGAATTGG CTATGATTTTATACCTACAGTTTTAGATCATAATGTAATAGATAAATGGATTAAAACTGAAGATTGTGAATCTTTCAATGCTGCTAGGATGCTTATACGCCAGGAAGGTTTACTGTGTGGAGGTAGTAGTGGTGCTGCTCTTACAGCTGCCCTTAAAATAGCTAAAGATGTTCCCGAGGGAAAACGTATAGTTATTATTTTACCTGATGGAATACGAAACTACATGACTAAATTTGTGTCTAACCATTGGATGGAAGTTAGAGGATTTTTA GATTGTAATGAATCTACATACCAAAATGAGGTAAATAAATGGTGGTGGAATCTACCAATTTCAAATTTAACTTTTGATAAAGTATCATTGTTCAAAGAGAATACAAAAACATGTGAAGAAGCTGTTCGCATTTTTGAAGACACAAAATGCCAACAATTAGTTATTAGTAATGATAATGTACATGTGAAAGGTGTCGttatattagatacattaatgtcAAAGTTAATATCTGGCTCAGTAAAGTTCACAGATTTTGTAGACAAAATTATGGTTAAACATTACATAAAAGTTAAAGTTTCAACAAGCCTTGGACATTTATCACTTGTTCTTGAAAAAGAGTTGTATGCAGTTATTTTGAACGAAGAATATGATAATACTTTTGTTGGGATTGTGAACCAATCTcacattttgaattttattactaAAACTAATGGAATAATAAAATCTAATAACTAG